The following are encoded together in the Salvelinus fontinalis isolate EN_2023a chromosome 38, ASM2944872v1, whole genome shotgun sequence genome:
- the LOC129837892 gene encoding twist-related protein 2-like, translating to MSEEMTGEESSSPGSPLDSLSNSEGELDRQPKRCGRKRTSSRKNGEDSDSPTPGKRGKKSSSSSPHSFEDLQTQRVMANVRERQRTQSLNEAFSSLRKIIPTLPSDKLSKIQTLKLAARYIDFLYQVLQSDELDSKMASCSYVAHERLSYAFSVWRMEGAWSMSASH from the coding sequence ATGTCTGAGGAAATGACCGGGGAAGAGTCGAGCTCCCCAGGCTCTCCACTAGACAGTCTCAGCAACAGTGAGGGGGAACTGGATAGGCAACCGAAGAGATGTGGGAGGAAAAGGACATCAAGCAGGAAAAACGGGGAGGATTCAGATAGCCCTACCCCTGGGAAAAGAGGGAAAAAGTCAAGCAGCAGCAGTCCACATTCTTTCGAAGACCTACAGACGCAACGAGTCATGGCGAACGTGCGCGAGCGGCAGAGGACGCAGTCACTCAACGAAGCTTTCTCGTCTTTGCGGAAAATTATCCCCACTTTGCCTTCAGACAAACTGAGCAAAATACAAACCTTAAAACTTGCTGCCAGGTACATCGATTTCCTGTACCAAGTTCTGCAGAGCGATGAATTGGACTCCAAAATGGCAAGTTGTAGTTATGTGGCTCATGAGAGATTAAGCTATGCGTTTTCTGTATGGAGGATGGAGGGCGCTTGGTCCATGTCAGCATCTCACTAG